One window from the genome of Nicotiana sylvestris chromosome 9, ASM39365v2, whole genome shotgun sequence encodes:
- the LOC138878203 gene encoding uncharacterized protein produces the protein MSGRQTAEASPDVVTGIPAIQSHDVYALIDPGSTLSYVTPFVAMEFGTEPEQLHEPFLVSTPVGESISVARVYRGCVVTVRGRDTMADLIELGMVDFDVIMGMDWLYSCFAKLDCQTRPMRLEFPNEPIVEWKGDNVVPKGQFISYLKAANIIKKRCIYHLVWVTDTDADAPSLESMPVVNEFPDIFPDELPGIPPHMEIDFGIDVMPGT, from the coding sequence atgagtggtcgccaAACTGCAGAGGCTTccccagatgttgttacaggtattccggctatccaatctcatgatgtgtatgcacttattgaccccggttccaccttgtcctatgttaccccttttgttgctatggaatttgggacAGAACCGGAACAACTTCATGAGCCATTCTTGGTGTCTACTCCGGTTGGGGAGTCTATTTCGGTTGCTCGAGTTTATAGAGGTTGTGTTGTTACGGTGCGTGGTAGGGATACCATGGCCGATCTTATTGAATTGgggatggtcgattttgatgtaataatgggaatggattggctttattcatgttttgccaaacttgattgtcAGACTAGACCtatgaggcttgaatttcctaatgagcccattgttgaatggaagggagataatgtagtgccaaAAGGtcagtttatttcttaccttaaggccgcAAATATAATCAAGAAGaggtgtatctatcatttagtttGGGTTACGGACACCGATGCCGATGCGCCTAGCCTTGAGTCCAtgccagttgtgaatgaatttccaGATATCTTCCCAGATGAGCTCCCTGGGATCCCACCACACATGGAGATCGATTTTGGGATTGACGTGATGCCAGGCACGtag